One Lactobacillus crispatus DNA segment encodes these proteins:
- a CDS encoding manganese-dependent inorganic pyrophosphatase translates to MEKEFVFGHQNPDTDAIGTAIAFSYLQNKLGYNTEAVALGEPNDETAYALKKFGFKAPRVIKEAAPEVKSVMLVDHNEPQQSVSDIDKVKVTHVVDHHRIMNFNTADPLYYRAEPVGCTSTIVWRMFNEFGIEIPENYAGLMLSAIISDTLLLKSPTTTDKDKKAVEALAKIAGVDYKEYGLAMLKAGTNISDKSEEELIDLDAKSFELNGHNVRVAQINVVDLPEALERKEAFLKAMDASSKDNGYDMFMLLITNILDSDSEALVVGSDETKSLFEKAFNKQLSDSEVKLPGVVSRKKQVVPPLTDAFNA, encoded by the coding sequence ATGGAAAAAGAATTTGTTTTTGGACACCAAAATCCAGATACTGATGCAATTGGCACTGCTATTGCATTTTCATATTTGCAAAACAAGTTAGGTTACAACACCGAAGCCGTTGCCTTGGGTGAGCCTAATGATGAAACTGCATATGCTCTTAAAAAATTCGGCTTTAAAGCACCTCGTGTAATTAAAGAAGCTGCTCCAGAAGTTAAATCTGTTATGTTGGTTGACCACAATGAACCACAACAAAGTGTTTCAGATATTGACAAAGTTAAGGTTACTCATGTTGTGGATCACCATAGAATAATGAATTTTAATACCGCTGATCCATTATATTACCGTGCAGAACCTGTAGGCTGTACTTCAACCATTGTTTGGAGAATGTTCAATGAATTTGGTATTGAAATTCCAGAAAACTACGCTGGTTTAATGCTTTCAGCTATTATTTCAGATACTTTACTTCTTAAATCACCAACTACTACAGATAAGGATAAAAAGGCTGTAGAAGCATTGGCTAAGATTGCTGGCGTAGATTACAAGGAATACGGCTTAGCAATGCTTAAGGCTGGTACTAACATCAGTGACAAGTCAGAAGAAGAATTGATTGATTTAGATGCCAAGAGCTTTGAATTAAATGGTCACAACGTCCGTGTTGCACAAATCAATGTTGTTGACTTACCTGAAGCGTTAGAACGTAAGGAAGCCTTTTTAAAGGCAATGGATGCTTCATCTAAGGATAATGGTTATGATATGTTTATGCTTTTAATTACTAACATTCTTGACTCAGATTCAGAAGCTTTAGTTGTTGGCTCTGATGAGACTAAGTCATTATTCGAAAAAGCATTTAATAAGCAACTTAGTGATTCAGAAGTTAAATTACCTGGTGTAGTATCACGTAAGAAGCAGGTTGTTCCACCTCTTACTGATGCTTTTAATGCTTAA
- a CDS encoding peptidylprolyl isomerase — translation MKYPQLNLENQQGPTAVLKTNQGEIKIQLFPEQAPMTVENFIRLAQKGYYDGTIFHRVISDFMIQGGDPEGNGTGGESIWGHPFEDELSRELFNIRGALSMANSGPNTNGSQFFIVQNKNMPKRYIKQMEPAGYPKEIIHAYKQGGTPWLDGRHTVFGQVITGMDVVDKIAKSKKDKMDKPLEDITIESIQVQGSKFDD, via the coding sequence TTGAAATACCCACAATTAAATTTAGAAAATCAACAGGGACCAACAGCTGTATTGAAAACCAATCAAGGTGAAATAAAAATTCAACTTTTTCCAGAACAAGCCCCAATGACGGTTGAAAATTTTATTCGTTTAGCTCAAAAAGGCTATTATGATGGTACTATTTTTCACCGCGTAATTAGCGACTTTATGATTCAAGGTGGAGATCCTGAAGGAAATGGCACTGGTGGTGAAAGCATTTGGGGGCATCCATTTGAAGATGAACTTTCACGAGAACTTTTTAATATTCGCGGAGCATTATCAATGGCTAATTCAGGCCCTAACACTAATGGTAGTCAATTTTTTATCGTTCAAAACAAGAATATGCCTAAGCGTTACATAAAACAGATGGAACCCGCAGGCTATCCAAAGGAAATTATTCATGCTTATAAGCAAGGCGGAACTCCATGGCTTGACGGTCGTCATACGGTCTTTGGACAAGTAATTACAGGCATGGATGTAGTTGATAAAATTGCTAAGTCGAAAAAAGATAAAATGGATAAACCACTAGAAGATATAACTATTGAGTCGATCCAAGTCCAAGGATCAAAGTTTGATGACTAA
- a CDS encoding helix-turn-helix domain-containing protein yields the protein MNINLGEEISRRRREQKLTQEDLAELSDLSVNFISRVERTKDQNISIQKLDSIAKALNTTTPDIINNAYRAKKIKPEKIHDNNTPVFMKKVINELRKLSEPKAERVCKSLITLLKEMNN from the coding sequence GTGAATATTAATTTAGGAGAAGAAATTTCTCGTAGAAGACGTGAACAGAAACTAACACAGGAAGATTTGGCTGAGCTAAGTGATCTTTCTGTAAATTTTATTTCACGTGTGGAAAGGACTAAGGACCAAAACATTAGTATTCAGAAGCTTGATTCTATTGCCAAAGCTTTGAATACTACTACACCCGATATCATTAACAATGCCTATCGTGCTAAAAAAATCAAGCCTGAAAAAATTCATGATAACAATACACCCGTTTTCATGAAAAAAGTTATTAACGAATTAAGAAAATTATCAGAACCTAAGGCTGAACGCGTATGTAAGTCTTTGATCACCCTTCTAAAAGAAATGAATAATTAA
- a CDS encoding IS256 family transposase has translation MNDFTKDFAQALFNPDKINDLLRKELQQAVNNLLEAELTAFLGYDPYARNGWNTGNSRNGAYFRKVDTQFGPIEVQVPRDRNGQFHQHTLPDYKQHSDVLESTIIKLYSKGVTTREIADLIEKMYGSHYSPAQVSNISKQMLPKIEAYHKRKLSDKFFCVYLDATYLPLRRETFEREAVYIAIGIKPNGHKEVIDYCIAPSENIEVWTEMLQNMKSRGLKQVELFLSDGVVGMKTALARTYPKAHFQRCLVHVMRNICAKVRVDDREKIMNEFKQIHQQTSKKEAAAVLHKFYAKWNKAYSHVIKGLKEIEPDLLVFYNYPKQIRASIYSTNMIESFNNVIKRKAKPKAEFPTEQSLDAFIGIQAMSYNDRYFNRIHKGFGQVQDTLESYFD, from the coding sequence ATGAATGATTTTACCAAAGATTTTGCTCAAGCTCTATTCAATCCAGACAAAATAAATGATTTATTGCGCAAAGAGCTACAACAGGCTGTTAATAACTTGCTAGAAGCTGAGTTGACTGCCTTTCTAGGCTATGATCCCTATGCCAGAAATGGCTGGAATACTGGCAATTCTAGAAATGGTGCTTATTTCCGCAAGGTTGATACCCAGTTTGGACCAATTGAAGTGCAAGTGCCTCGAGACCGCAACGGTCAGTTTCATCAGCACACGCTGCCTGACTACAAGCAGCACTCTGATGTTTTGGAAAGCACGATTATCAAGCTATACTCCAAAGGCGTAACTACCAGAGAAATCGCTGACTTGATTGAGAAAATGTATGGCAGTCATTATAGTCCAGCTCAAGTATCAAATATTTCCAAGCAGATGCTCCCCAAGATTGAGGCTTATCACAAGCGCAAGCTAAGCGACAAGTTTTTCTGTGTCTATTTGGATGCGACATACCTTCCTTTGCGCCGAGAAACGTTTGAGCGTGAAGCAGTATATATTGCCATTGGCATTAAACCTAATGGACATAAGGAAGTCATTGACTACTGCATTGCTCCTAGTGAGAACATTGAAGTTTGGACAGAGATGCTTCAAAACATGAAGTCCAGAGGCTTGAAGCAAGTTGAGCTTTTTCTTTCTGATGGTGTTGTTGGCATGAAAACAGCCTTGGCCAGGACTTATCCTAAAGCTCATTTTCAACGCTGCCTGGTTCATGTCATGCGCAATATCTGCGCTAAAGTACGCGTCGACGATCGTGAAAAGATCATGAACGAATTCAAGCAGATACATCAACAGACAAGCAAAAAAGAAGCTGCAGCTGTCTTGCACAAATTCTATGCCAAATGGAATAAAGCTTATAGCCATGTCATCAAAGGTTTGAAGGAAATTGAGCCCGATCTGCTAGTCTTCTACAATTATCCCAAACAAATCAGAGCTTCAATTTATTCAACCAATATGATTGAATCCTTTAACAACGTCATCAAGCGTAAAGCTAAGCCTAAGGCAGAATTTCCAACTGAACAGTCGCTTGATGCATTTATTGGCATCCAGGCAATGAGCTACAATGACCGTTATTTCAATCGAATTCATAAAGGCTTTGGTCAGGTTCAGGACACCTTAGAATCCTACTTTGATTAA
- a CDS encoding YoaK family protein — MSLKEVLNSNRPAESRQLACALTFCGGFIDAYTYIQRGHTLSAGQTGNVIFFSSALADHNVPGMINRASTFIAFSLGLLLVGLFHKYVKSHYWRVFCLFPILAICIVVGFLPKSVPNYYIVPAIAFGLAIQNASFSKIEGMGYNNAFTTGNLKKSVVAWSAFFFGEDKSKHTAAVNYMMLTIAFAVGAIISALLQKLLVLKTIWIAVIFLTTINLVYIIALRRNKKIDFSK, encoded by the coding sequence ATGAGTTTAAAAGAGGTTTTAAATAGTAATCGGCCTGCAGAGTCACGACAATTAGCGTGTGCGTTAACTTTTTGTGGGGGATTTATTGATGCATATACATATATCCAGAGAGGACATACGCTTTCCGCTGGACAAACAGGAAACGTTATCTTTTTTAGTTCAGCATTAGCTGATCATAATGTTCCTGGAATGATTAATCGAGCTAGTACGTTTATTGCTTTTTCTTTAGGATTGCTATTAGTAGGACTTTTTCATAAATATGTGAAAAGTCACTATTGGAGAGTATTTTGCTTATTTCCAATTTTAGCGATTTGTATTGTAGTGGGCTTTTTGCCTAAAAGTGTTCCTAATTATTATATTGTGCCTGCTATTGCGTTTGGATTGGCTATTCAAAACGCATCTTTCAGCAAAATTGAAGGCATGGGTTATAACAATGCATTTACAACTGGAAATTTAAAAAAATCGGTTGTTGCATGGAGTGCATTTTTCTTTGGTGAAGACAAAAGTAAACATACAGCTGCCGTTAATTATATGATGTTAACAATTGCATTTGCAGTTGGAGCAATAATTTCAGCTTTACTGCAAAAATTATTGGTATTAAAAACTATTTGGATTGCAGTCATTTTTTTAACGACGATTAATTTAGTTTATATCATTGCATTGAGACGAAATAAAAAAATTGATTTTTCAAAATGA
- a CDS encoding IS982 family transposase, whose amino-acid sequence MNCLKLKRFSHHLQVSFKDLVIICRHWYRLYAPAEFTHRRNIDQIKTTDSLILALLIWQAKTGIESQRRFCECFNCLSHSRFNRRSRQLLQLIYQIRQEMNKKVDLNGHFLIIDSFPVPVCQPIRNYRAKIFRGYANIGYKATKKIYFYGFKVHAIVSDDGYILDYVVTKASVHDAKETVELMENAHPSNYYLLGDEGYLGKELHQQLKQMGYELWTPYRKNMTGAKKHNDHQLMAIRRTIESDFSLLTYYNAENNRARSLIGFQSRLEIAILAYNLAYCLERFN is encoded by the coding sequence TTGAACTGCCTTAAGCTTAAGCGTTTTAGCCACCATTTACAAGTTAGTTTTAAAGATTTAGTGATAATTTGTCGGCACTGGTATCGTTTGTATGCACCGGCTGAGTTTACTCATCGGCGAAATATTGATCAAATTAAAACTACGGACAGTCTGATTTTGGCTTTACTTATCTGGCAAGCTAAGACAGGAATTGAATCACAAAGAAGATTCTGTGAATGTTTCAATTGTTTATCACACTCACGTTTTAATCGGCGTTCACGTCAGCTATTGCAATTGATTTATCAGATACGGCAAGAAATGAATAAAAAGGTTGACCTGAATGGACATTTCTTGATCATTGACAGCTTTCCGGTACCTGTTTGCCAACCAATTCGCAACTATCGTGCTAAAATTTTTCGCGGTTATGCCAACATTGGTTATAAGGCCACCAAGAAAATTTACTTCTATGGTTTCAAAGTTCATGCCATTGTTAGCGATGACGGTTACATTCTTGATTATGTCGTAACAAAAGCATCAGTTCATGATGCCAAGGAGACAGTTGAACTGATGGAAAATGCACATCCATCTAATTACTATCTTCTTGGCGACGAAGGCTATTTAGGCAAAGAACTGCATCAACAGCTAAAACAAATGGGTTATGAACTTTGGACACCATATCGTAAAAATATGACAGGAGCTAAAAAGCACAATGATCATCAATTGATGGCTATTCGCAGAACAATTGAAAGCGACTTTTCGCTTCTGACCTATTACAATGCCGAGAACAATCGAGCACGTAGTCTGATAGGCTTTCAAAGCCGGTTGGAAATTGCAATTTTAGCTTATAATTTGGCTTATTGTCTAGAAAGATTTAACTAG
- a CDS encoding GlsB/YeaQ/YmgE family stress response membrane protein has translation MLHWIWVLIVGGVIGLIAGALTGHGKSMNWIANILAGLVGSSLGQALLGEWGPKVADMAIVPSILGAVILVIVVAFIMNKIRPATD, from the coding sequence ATGCTACATTGGATTTGGGTATTAATTGTTGGTGGAGTAATCGGCTTAATTGCAGGTGCTTTAACTGGACATGGTAAGTCAATGAACTGGATTGCTAATATTTTAGCAGGATTGGTTGGATCTTCACTAGGCCAAGCCCTTTTAGGGGAATGGGGACCGAAGGTTGCGGACATGGCAATTGTACCGTCAATTTTAGGTGCAGTTATCTTGGTAATCGTCGTTGCCTTCATTATGAATAAAATTAGACCTGCAACAGATTGA
- a CDS encoding GH25 family lysozyme, giving the protein MFKRKSIIKLACATMLTNAGVTLLSQMTRFSDSESIVQASSTSVVAKALGIDVASYQSADLTAHAKAGSQFAIVKVSEGTSYRNPKAANQIKSAIANDMMPMAYHFATFSSSSSAAKREAQYAISSAKALGLPAGSYLACDYETGQGNIITNGKNVTAKAIIAFMDQIKAAGYQPLLYASSSVLQNNINTPSIVNKYPNSLWVAAYAISGRVDQPNFKYFPSMDGVAIWQFTDNWRGMNTDGNITVLPLSIAGNAAVSQAPKASNTKKTATVMYKSYVYDKNSNRTNDFYNAYSSITYYDNKVRIKGKSMIRVGEDKYVMASNVLGNSRVFKADAKVYKNDGTINTKWSTKKSGSPIKTYGPKHYINNEAYYRIGKNAYVKADKF; this is encoded by the coding sequence TTGTTTAAAAGGAAATCAATTATTAAATTAGCATGTGCAACTATGTTAACGAATGCAGGTGTCACACTTTTATCTCAAATGACTCGTTTCTCTGACTCAGAGAGCATTGTGCAAGCTTCATCAACATCAGTTGTTGCTAAAGCCCTTGGAATTGATGTTGCCAGCTACCAAAGCGCAGATTTAACTGCTCATGCCAAGGCTGGTTCTCAATTTGCAATCGTTAAAGTTAGTGAGGGAACCAGTTATCGCAACCCTAAGGCAGCCAATCAGATTAAATCTGCTATTGCTAATGATATGATGCCGATGGCTTATCATTTTGCAACTTTTAGTTCAAGTTCATCGGCCGCTAAGCGCGAAGCGCAATACGCAATTTCTTCTGCTAAGGCGTTGGGATTACCAGCTGGCTCATACTTAGCCTGCGATTATGAAACTGGTCAGGGCAATATCATTACTAATGGTAAAAATGTGACAGCTAAGGCTATTATTGCCTTTATGGATCAAATTAAGGCGGCTGGCTATCAACCACTTCTCTATGCTAGTTCTTCCGTTTTGCAAAACAATATTAATACTCCATCTATCGTGAACAAGTATCCTAATTCACTCTGGGTAGCCGCATATGCGATTTCAGGCCGAGTAGACCAACCCAACTTTAAATACTTCCCTTCAATGGATGGTGTCGCAATCTGGCAGTTCACAGATAATTGGCGCGGAATGAATACTGATGGCAATATTACAGTCTTGCCATTATCAATCGCAGGTAACGCGGCAGTCTCACAGGCTCCTAAGGCTTCCAATACCAAGAAAACAGCTACAGTTATGTACAAGTCATATGTTTATGACAAAAATAGCAACCGGACAAATGATTTTTATAATGCTTACAGCTCTATTACTTATTATGACAATAAGGTGAGAATTAAAGGCAAATCAATGATTCGTGTCGGTGAAGACAAGTATGTGATGGCAAGTAACGTACTAGGCAATTCACGCGTCTTTAAAGCTGATGCTAAAGTGTATAAAAATGATGGCACCATTAATACAAAATGGTCTACTAAAAAATCCGGTTCACCGATCAAGACTTATGGCCCTAAACATTACATCAATAATGAAGCTTACTATCGAATTGGTAAAAATGCTTACGTTAAAGCAGACAAGTTCTAA
- a CDS encoding DUF5052 family protein: MKFKKKLALFLGLGVLLLSLTGCSDFQNWELSMRSKIGALPLTVSTYDSNGQKIDQIKAKSVNIHTDKKMSQKSSNGTEHSSVIDVDYGNNRMIHVGSTMIAYEGLKNYEDAFNKKVKIDDQNRSVPLLNTMYQNFKNDWNGSSRVVMIRSQLGMPIAVFIGNHVSIHKSDMKNATQFVIDGHRLFVYRADYTVYPMSSLKSN; this comes from the coding sequence ATGAAATTTAAAAAGAAGTTAGCTTTATTCTTAGGTCTGGGAGTATTATTGCTTTCTCTGACTGGTTGTAGTGATTTTCAAAACTGGGAATTATCTATGCGCTCTAAGATTGGGGCATTGCCCTTAACAGTATCAACGTATGATTCTAATGGACAAAAGATCGACCAGATCAAAGCTAAGTCAGTTAATATTCATACTGATAAAAAGATGTCACAGAAAAGTAGTAATGGCACTGAACATTCTAGCGTAATTGATGTTGACTATGGCAATAATCGAATGATTCACGTTGGTTCTACTATGATTGCCTATGAAGGACTGAAAAACTACGAGGATGCATTTAACAAAAAAGTTAAGATCGACGATCAAAATCGTTCTGTTCCTCTGTTAAATACAATGTATCAGAATTTTAAAAACGATTGGAATGGTAGCTCAAGAGTAGTAATGATTAGAAGCCAATTAGGAATGCCGATTGCTGTCTTTATTGGAAATCACGTCTCAATTCATAAGAGTGATATGAAGAATGCAACTCAATTTGTGATTGATGGTCATCGTCTATTTGTTTACCGTGCTGATTACACAGTTTATCCAATGTCCAGTTTAAAAAGCAATTAA
- the xerS gene encoding tyrosine recombinase XerS has protein sequence METAKYLELIQIEVNKLPDFVKQFNLGTNHSLTTTYQYLTEIRRFFDWLRQENISSASDNAHVTTDTLANLRRNDIMLYIDYLGHTRNKQGRLNSPTTINRSINALRSLFKFLTITADNNHGEPYFERNVMLKINSLNDTQTLNYRAHVLESHMYTGKLKFEFLTFIDQDYINHCNKQAKIGFKQNKERDMAIAALILGTGIRVSECAGVDLSDLNLKDAVLDVTRKGGQKDSVPIAEWTLPYIKRYKGIRNERYHADSKQVAFFLTQWHGQTRRITTNAIEKMINKYSAAFGHPLTPHKLRHTVASELYEVTKDQVLVAQQLGQKGTSATDLYTHVDQKKQRAALNEISKENHD, from the coding sequence ATGGAAACTGCTAAATACCTAGAATTGATCCAAATTGAAGTAAATAAATTGCCTGATTTTGTTAAGCAATTTAATCTTGGTACTAATCATTCATTAACTACTACTTACCAGTACTTAACTGAAATTCGACGCTTCTTCGATTGGCTACGTCAAGAAAATATCTCTTCTGCTTCAGATAATGCTCATGTTACTACGGATACATTAGCCAACTTACGTCGCAATGACATAATGCTGTATATTGATTATTTAGGACATACCCGTAATAAGCAAGGCCGACTAAACTCCCCCACTACGATTAATCGCTCAATTAATGCTTTACGCTCCCTATTTAAGTTTTTAACCATTACTGCCGACAATAATCATGGTGAGCCATATTTTGAGCGGAATGTAATGCTTAAAATTAATTCTTTAAATGATACGCAAACACTTAATTATCGGGCTCATGTACTTGAAAGCCACATGTACACTGGTAAGTTAAAATTTGAATTTTTGACTTTTATTGATCAGGACTATATTAACCATTGTAATAAGCAAGCAAAGATTGGTTTTAAGCAAAACAAAGAACGTGACATGGCAATTGCTGCATTAATCTTAGGTACCGGCATTCGGGTGTCTGAATGTGCTGGCGTTGATTTGAGTGATTTAAACCTTAAGGATGCTGTACTAGATGTAACTAGAAAAGGCGGACAAAAAGATAGTGTACCAATTGCAGAATGGACACTTCCTTATATCAAGCGATATAAAGGTATTCGTAATGAACGCTATCATGCAGATAGTAAGCAAGTGGCATTCTTTTTAACTCAATGGCATGGTCAAACGCGGCGAATTACAACTAATGCAATTGAAAAAATGATCAATAAGTATTCTGCAGCTTTTGGTCATCCCCTTACCCCACATAAGTTACGTCATACGGTTGCTTCTGAGCTCTATGAAGTAACTAAAGATCAAGTGCTTGTAGCACAACAGCTAGGTCAAAAAGGCACTTCAGCCACCGATCTATATACTCATGTTGATCAGAAAAAACAGCGTGCGGCTCTCAATGAGATCTCAAAAGAAAATCACGATTAA
- a CDS encoding DegV family protein, translating to MKIALVTDSTSVLTDQEVKNNDINVVPIPVIVGDKEYSEGVNITSTQLFEMERQGAAFPKTSQPSMGQMIELCNKLHGEGYEAIIAITLSSGISGFYQNMVNMAHNNPEYNLYPYDSKMTVRLQGYLVLAAARMIKNGMEPEAILKKLDEIRKTIDEFFVVDDLKNLSRGGRLSNAGAFIGTMLQIKPLLTFNDEGKIVAFDKIRSLRRAVSKVEKLTLEKTANLPYKDKLRLFVFHSNDLKQAEQIKQFVNENFPDKPVDVAEFSPVIATHLGEKSIAIAWMVDIDKLELK from the coding sequence TTGAAAATTGCATTAGTTACTGACAGTACTAGTGTCTTAACTGATCAAGAAGTTAAAAATAATGATATTAATGTAGTTCCTATTCCTGTCATCGTAGGTGATAAGGAATATTCAGAAGGCGTTAATATCACTTCCACCCAGCTTTTTGAGATGGAGAGACAAGGTGCTGCTTTTCCTAAAACTTCACAGCCCAGCATGGGTCAAATGATAGAATTATGTAATAAATTACACGGAGAAGGCTATGAAGCTATTATCGCTATCACTTTGTCCAGTGGTATCTCAGGCTTTTATCAAAATATGGTAAATATGGCACATAACAATCCTGAATATAATTTATATCCATACGATTCTAAGATGACAGTTAGATTGCAAGGCTACTTGGTGTTAGCTGCCGCAAGAATGATAAAAAATGGTATGGAACCAGAGGCTATCTTAAAGAAATTAGATGAGATACGTAAGACAATTGATGAATTCTTTGTAGTAGATGATCTTAAAAACTTAAGTCGTGGTGGCCGTTTAAGCAATGCCGGTGCTTTTATTGGGACAATGCTTCAAATCAAGCCTTTGTTAACTTTTAATGATGAAGGAAAAATCGTTGCTTTTGATAAGATCAGATCATTAAGGCGTGCTGTTTCTAAGGTAGAAAAATTAACTTTAGAGAAGACAGCAAATTTGCCTTATAAAGATAAGCTCCGCTTGTTTGTATTTCACTCAAATGATTTAAAGCAAGCGGAGCAAATTAAGCAATTTGTTAATGAAAACTTTCCAGATAAGCCAGTTGATGTAGCTGAATTTAGTCCAGTAATCGCTACACACTTAGGAGAGAAATCAATTGCAATTGCATGGATGGTTGATATTGATAAGCTCGAATTAAAATAA
- a CDS encoding MarR family transcriptional regulator codes for MDVLFFSTIADQVKKEINHKCGLNISQTRILLFFDENKNQALAMGKLAEALNISLSTLSRQLQQKKTMSFINITRSEKDSSKIVNLSEAGVTKAKELKKTLTKIENLLFVYFDRDAANLFIKQLNQVADTSMTLEKME; via the coding sequence ATGGATGTATTATTTTTTAGTACGATCGCAGATCAAGTGAAAAAAGAAATAAATCACAAATGTGGCTTAAATATTTCACAAACTCGAATTTTGCTATTTTTTGATGAAAACAAAAATCAAGCATTAGCGATGGGGAAGCTGGCAGAAGCGCTTAATATTTCATTATCAACCTTAAGTCGTCAATTGCAGCAAAAGAAGACTATGAGCTTTATTAATATCACTAGATCGGAAAAAGATTCAAGCAAGATTGTGAATCTAAGTGAAGCTGGCGTGACTAAAGCTAAAGAACTAAAAAAAACTCTGACTAAGATTGAGAATTTATTATTTGTCTATTTTGACAGAGATGCTGCTAATTTATTTATTAAGCAATTAAATCAAGTCGCTGATACTTCTATGACCCTAGAAAAAATGGAATAG